CAAGCCCTGCGCCATCAGGGCCACCACCGTCACCAGCGAGCGATCCCGCAGGGATAGCCTGTCCTCTCGACTCCATACCTGACCGAACAGGACATCGTCATTGATCTCTGCGAATTTCGGGGCGAACTCCCCCAGGGCGTCCCGCCCCGCCGTCTGTTTGACTGCCATATGGCTCTCCTCCTTACAGTTTGCTGTATGCTTCGTCGCTGACCGGCTCCGAGAAACGGAGTCTTGACAGTAACGCTCCTACGCTGTATGATGCTCTTAAAGCTTATCTATACTCTAAAACTGAAAGTACACTTTAAGTCAAGGGGTTTTGCAAAATTTTTTCGGAGGAATTGGAAAATGGTCTATACCGTGGGTGAAATGGCGAAGCTGCTGGATATCCCGGCATCCACGCTGCGCTACTATGACAAGGAGGGGCTGCTGCCCTTTGTGGAGCGCTCCTCCGGCGGAATCCGTCTGTTCCGGGAGTCGGACTTCGAGTGGCTGCAGGTCATCGGGTGCATGAAAAAGGCCGGGATGTCCATCCGTGACATCCGGCAATACATCCAGCTGGCCATGCAGGGAGACGACACCATCGACACCCGGCTGCAGATGTTCCACCACCAGCGGCAGGTTCTGCTGGATCAGATCCGGGAGATGCAGCACACGCTGGAGACGGTGGAATACAAGTGCTGGTTTTACGAGACGGCGCAGGCCGCCGGCACCACGGACGTCCCCATCCGCATGGCGGAGGAGGAGGTCCCCCAGCGCTTCCGGGCCATCCGGCGGGAGCTTCACGGCGAGGAGCCGGTGAAGGACGATGCGTCGGCGTGAGATTTTCCCTCTTGACAAGCTCTTTACGGGATGGTATGATGTCCGTGACAAGTGAACATCAAAAGCGATGACGAAGACGGAGCTGGCAGCACGTCGCATAGAGAGCCGGGGACGGTGGAAGCCCGGCGGACAGCGCCAGAACTCTTATCCCTTCCGAGCCGAGTCCCCCAACGCATCTGTCAGTAGGAGACTCCGTGTAGGCTACGTGAGTGCATAGGGCTTGATGGAGCCTGAAGTGGCAGGACGTTTTTCGTCGTGCAATTTGAGTGGTACCGCGGGTATTGTATAGCAAGACTCGTCTCAAAGGAATTTGGGACGGGTCTTTTTTTGCGGAAATTTTGAAAAAAACAAGGAGTATCGACATGAAACTGAGTAGGAACAAAATGCTGCTGGTGAGCTTTATGCTGTTTTCCCTGTTCTTCGGAGCGGGGAATCTGATCTTCCCGCCCTTTCTGGGGCAGAACGCCGGAAGCCACACCCTGCCGGCCATGCTGGGCTTTCTGGCCACGGCGGTGGTGCTGCCGGTGCTGGGTGTGGTAGTGGTAGCCCGCTTCGACGGGCTGGACCGGTTGGGGCAACAGGTGGGCAAGCGCTTCGCCATCGTCTTTACCCTGCTGATCTATCTCTCCATCGGGCCCGGTCTGGGTATCCCCCGTGCTGCCTCTGTCCCCTTCGAGATGGCGGTGGCCCCCTATCTGCCGGAGGGCGCCAATACCACCGTGTGGATGCTGGTGTACTCGCTGGCGTTCTTTCTGGTGGCCCTATGGCTGTGCATGACGCCGGGAAAGCTGGTGAACCGCATCGGCCACTTCCTGACCCCCAGTCTGCTGGTGCTGCTGGTGTTCCTGTTCGTTTGCTTTCTGTTCCGGGGAGAGGTGAACGTGGCCCCGTCCCAGACGGCCTATGACGCCGCCCCCTTCCTGAAGGGCTTTTCCGAGGGCTACCAGACCATGGACACCATCGCCGCCCTGAACTTCGGATTGGTCATTGCTACCACGCTGGGTTCCTTCGGCATGACGGAAAAGCGCGATCGGATGCGCCACACCGTTCTGGCAGGTATCTTCGCCGGAACCATTCTGGCGCTGGTGTATGCCATGCTGTCCTACATGGGGATGTGCAGCTCCGGAGTCTATGCCATTCAGGAAAACGGCGCATGGACCCTGCGGTGCATCGTCTACCAGCTGTTCGGCGCACCGGG
The genomic region above belongs to Vescimonas coprocola and contains:
- a CDS encoding carboxymuconolactone decarboxylase family protein produces the protein MAVKQTAGRDALGEFAPKFAEINDDVLFGQVWSREDRLSLRDRSLVTVVALMAQGLTDESFRYHLLSAKKNGITREEVAEIVTHAAFYCGWPKAWAVFRMAKGIWTEEDAK
- a CDS encoding MerR family transcriptional regulator, whose protein sequence is MVYTVGEMAKLLDIPASTLRYYDKEGLLPFVERSSGGIRLFRESDFEWLQVIGCMKKAGMSIRDIRQYIQLAMQGDDTIDTRLQMFHHQRQVLLDQIREMQHTLETVEYKCWFYETAQAAGTTDVPIRMAEEEVPQRFRAIRRELHGEEPVKDDASA
- the brnQ gene encoding branched-chain amino acid transport system II carrier protein; the protein is MKLSRNKMLLVSFMLFSLFFGAGNLIFPPFLGQNAGSHTLPAMLGFLATAVVLPVLGVVVVARFDGLDRLGQQVGKRFAIVFTLLIYLSIGPGLGIPRAASVPFEMAVAPYLPEGANTTVWMLVYSLAFFLVALWLCMTPGKLVNRIGHFLTPSLLVLLVFLFVCFLFRGEVNVAPSQTAYDAAPFLKGFSEGYQTMDTIAALNFGLVIATTLGSFGMTEKRDRMRHTVLAGIFAGTILALVYAMLSYMGMCSSGVYAIQENGAWTLRCIVYQLFGAPGAVLLAAIFTLACLTTCVGLINSISQYFSTLFGKLSYRQWVLVMTGFSFLVCNLGLNAILSISIPILNAIYPVAIVLILLGLTHSLWVKNRWVYSLVVAGTGTVSVIYALDAAQLSLGAVTELCRKLPLYDMGFCWVNVAAVMLAVSLLLGLVRRERA